One genomic region from Pecten maximus chromosome 5, xPecMax1.1, whole genome shotgun sequence encodes:
- the LOC117327383 gene encoding uncharacterized protein LOC117327383 produces the protein MTPSSSLLGLNEEYNDRAKNNDVVPPSESCVLSPRFTETRPTINLTWDCVNENGGIRVTDAGYNKFCLESAASVHINLTYSKLHRRMETFDNDQSFQEIAKAGFYKTDEAFECFCCQLNPRMEAFTESTNPMRIHTLWSPHCPFVKGLANEDVRIAVQEEINTMEQTVTGIHPWRRTTLHTDDVIEALENGYEDSEIQTAVIRYFMRTGEYPNVENLRKEINSTDGFLGMELA, from the exons ATGACCCCATCTTCCTCATTGCTTGGGTTGAATGAGGAATATAACGACAGAGCTAAAAACAATGACGTTGTACCTCCCTCGGAAAGTTGTGTCCTTAGTCCCAGATTCACAGAAACGCGACCAACAATAAACCTTACGTGGGATTGTGTCAATGAGAACGGAGGTATACGGGTAACTGATGCAGGTTACAACAAATTTTGTTTGGAAAGTGCAGCTTCGGTGCATATCAATTTGACATACTCAAAATTACATCGGAGAATGGAGACCTTTGATAATGACCAAAGCTTTCAGGAAATCGCCAAGGCAGGATTCTACAAAACAGATGAAG CTTTTGAATGTTTCTGTTGTCAATTAAACCCAAGAATGGAGGCTTTTACCGAATCTACAAACCCGATGCGGATACACACACTTTGGTCACCGCATTGTCCTTTTGTCAAAGGATTGGCGAATGAAGATGTTAGAATTGCCGTGCAAGAG GAAATAAACACCATGGAGCAAACCGTAACCGGTATCCACCCTTGGCGAAGAACCACGTTGCATACCGATGACGTAATTGAGGCTTTGGAAAATGGCTATGAAGATTCTGAAATCCAGACAGCAGTCATACGGTACTTCATGAGAACTG GTGAATATCCCAACGTGGAGAACCTTCGTAAGGAGATAAATAGCACAGATGGATTCCTGGGAATGGAACTGGCTTAG